The segment ATCCCTGTTACAACGGCAGACGAGCTAGGAATACTTGCTAATAACGTTAATAATATGAAGCATAGCCTACATGAAATGGTTAACAACACAAAAGATAGTGCATCCCAAATGAGAGTGTCCTCAGAGATGCTGAGCGCTATTACTGAGGAAACAACAGCCTCTGCTGAAGAAATCCATCAAGCCATCAACGATATTTCTAAAGGAGCTGTTGTACAAGCAGAGGAAGCTGAGATGGCAATTAGTAAAGTTGAAACACTTTCAGAGCTTATCTCACATGCTACTGATAAATATAGCGAAATTACTAAAAATATGAATGTTATCAATCAATCACAAGAAAATGGAAGACAAAAGGTAGATATCCTACTCCAAAATTCAAATGAATTTACTCAAGTAATTGAGGAGCTACGGGCAAACTTTTCAAACTTAACAAATCAAATGAAGGAAATTCATCAAGTTGTACAAACCATTACATCTATTTCTGAGCAAACAAATTTATTAGCATTAAACGCAAGCATAGAAGCTGCACGTGCAGGTGAGCATGGCAAAGGGTTTGCAGTCGTTGCAGAGGAAGTACGCCACCTCTCTGAGAACACAAATGAAGCTACAAATCGTGTTCGAAACTTATTACAGCGCATAGAGGTTGGTGCTGCTAATTCAGAGGAAAAGATGATTCATACGCTACAGCTCTCTCAAGATCAAGGAATGTCAATTACTGAAGTAAAGGGAGCCTTTACATTTTTAGCAGACTCCATTTCAGATATTACAGAGCATTTTGTTTCACTCGATAAAGGAATGAGAGAAATGGCTGAAAATCGTATAGTAGTCATTAATGCTATTAATGAAATAGCAAGTGTCGCTACACAATCTGCTGCTGCAACTGAACAAATCAATGCCTCTATTGATGAGCAAAAATCAGCCGTAACATCCATTATGCACTCCTCAACAGAGCTGCATACAGAAGCAGAACGCATGCATGACCTAGTAGAACGCTTTACATGATATAAAATAACCTAGTCATGTAAAGCTATATAGTTAGGCTACTTGCTTCCTTAATCCTAGGATCGCTAAGTAGCCTATTTTTCTTGTATTTAATCTTAATACCTATAAATAAAAAATTAAAAAGCTATTATTACTATAAGCTAAAAAAATAATAGCTTCTTTAGGATATAGTAATTAAAGGGTTTTCCATTAAAATATATATTCAATAGTATTAAAATTTGGAAAGGGGCAATTTGAAATTGAAAAAGGAATTTGGTGCGATATTATTGTTAAGTGCTGTTATGCTTTCAGGATGTGGTTCAGATAATATACAAAAGCAGGATTCTAATGAGGTATCAGCAACACAACAGGATACAAAAGATGCAAAATTAATTGGGACTTCTGAGGATAAAAAAGTGAAACTATATGAAGAAGCAAATGATATAAAGCTTGATGTGAATGGAAAAGTGAAGAATTTTAATTGGGAAAACCCTGGTAATACGGGGACAGACCCTCAAGTGTTTTATACAGATGTAACAGAAGATGGTGGAGAAGAGGCTGTTGTTATCATTAATACAGGTAGAGGGACCGAGCTAGATATATTTGATATTCATGTTGTGGATGAGGATTTACATGAAATAAAGGTTCCTGATTATAAGGAGATTACTGAGAACTATATAAAGTCAAATGTTGTGAAAAAAGATGCTAATACATTAGGTATTACAGCGAAGGTGCAAGGAACAGAGCATAATTTGGACTTTGATTTTGCTGATTTAGGTTTCGATCCACAGCCAGATTTAAAGTTAAAGCAGAATGAGCTTGCTTTCGGGGGTACAACCATTTATTTTTTAGAACATCAAAAGATAAAATTAAACCTTATAGGATCAGTGGCAATATCCGCAACTCCAACATATGTAGTTGATTTTATCATTACATATGCATTTGATAATACAAAGAATGAGTTTATCGTGGATCAAATAGATGTGAAACCTGTGGAATATAAAAAAGGATAACTATTTGATGAAACGGTCAGCCTAACAACCTTGGTTATTAAAGGCACTAAGCTATGAGGACTCGACTGGTAAGGAATACAGGCAATTTTAAATTTTTCAATGCTTTAAATGACAAAAACCTGCTTGTATAATAGCAGGTTTCAGACTGTATTATATAAATTGATGTGCAAGCATAAAGCCAATGGGGATCGTTAACCAAAGTAATAAGTTACTCACTATAATTTTAAAATAAGAAGCATTTTCTAACTTTTCTTTGTCAATGAATCTCCACATCAATAGTGTCCCAATAGCCCATATTGGTAAGATTAAAAAGAATTCTAATGTTAAAGCATTAGCGTCACCTATTGCCCCTTCTGCAAAAAAATAAGAAATTAATATTGCAAAAAACCACTAACTAAAACATTGACCTTAACTAAAATTGATTTTAATTTAAACACTTAAATATCATCCTCCCCTTTGCTCACATGTCATTACATCTAAATTATCAACAACAGATAGATACTTCCATTTGCGACACAGGGATAGCCTAAAAAACCACCTCTAAAATGATGTTGTATGTATTTATTACATACCCATTTTAGAGATGGTTTATATCATGTCTTATGAAATACTTATGAATTTGCGTATAACCTTCTTCATTGTTCTTACAGTTTATTAATAACTGCGTGAAGTGTTTCCTTTAACTCTGCATCATGCTTAGAAAGGTCCACAAGATTTCCTAGACGCTCACGTAATACAGGACGCTCAATTACTAGTTTTTCATCAAGCACTTGTACAAGTAATTCAATAATCAGACGGTCACGAACATCTAATGCTTCTTCTAAACGTTCTGGTGTAATTTTCGCATCAGTTTTTGCAGCTTTTGCCATTTTAAAAACCCCTTTTAAATTTTATATTCATGCACATCTATTTTAGCATACTGGTAAATTATTTTGAAAACTTTCTTTCATAAAAATATACCAAAACTTTACAAAAAATAAAATAAAGCTTTACGATAAATTGTTATATTCATATCATAATGCAATGCTATTCAGCCATATGATATGATTAGCACTAATCATTTTTAACATGAATTGGAGGAATTGTATGCAGCAAAAAAGCTCAACTTATTCACAGCTTATACAGGCGATTCCTAAATCGCTACAGCTATTTTTGAATGTGTGCCTTGTACTATTAGCACTCATTCTATCCTTTTTGCTATTTAAAGAGCTGATTGAGTTTCTTAAAATATTACTATTTTCTAAGGAAGGTGGCGATTATAAGCTATTCCTTGCCAATATTCTTATTTTCTTTTTATACTTTGAATTTATCACAATGATTATTAAATATTTTAAAGAGAATTACCATTTCCCGCTTCGTTATTTTATTTACATTGGTATTACAGCAATGATTCGATTAATTATTGTTGAGCACGCCCACCCTCTAAACACTTTAATTTACTCATTGATTATTCTTATACTGATTATTAGTTATTTTATTATTAATATTACACCACTGGAAAGACCGCTTCGTTCATCAATTTTTACAAAAAAAGAGCATTAGCCATCGCCTAAAATGAAATGGCCATTTTCCTTTAAAGCATGAGAGGTTTCATATACTAACAAATTATTTAGCAAAAATTACGTTCACTTTACTTTTCACCCACCCAAAAAGGATACAGGACTATGAAGTGAATGTTTTTTGCTAAAAAATAGAAATGTTGGATGCGCTCTTTTTTATATAATAAATCAACCGCAACAAGCCCTACCCAGCCTAACTCAGCAACAGATCGTTAATAAGCCCCATCCATTTTCCCCTGAAATACTGCTACAATGGTTGTTATAAATGCTAAAAAACCCTGCTCTTTTCTAACCCTCGCTCTTTCCCCTTTGCTGCATATTGCTCATAAGTATTTCATATTAATTTTTATATCCCACTGCACTAGAATAAGCTTGAAACATAATGATTGAGGAGGAATCCATCAATGAATTTAATGGATATTTATATTGATGAGGTAGCTAAAAGGCTGCATAAAGATAAACGTGAAGAAGTAAAACTCAAGCTAAAGGCTACCATTAAAGATATGCTGCCACAGGAGTATTCAGAATCAGACCTTAAGGGAGCACTGAAAAGGCTTGGGAGCCCTGTAGAGGTTGCTGCAAGCTATCGCGATACACCCCGTTTTGTTATTCATTCAAATGTTTACGATCAGTATATAAGAACATTGACATTCGTTCTGCCATGGGCAATTGTTATGACAATCATTGTGCAAATAACAAATAGAGTTATACTTTCTTCAGGAGGAGAGGCACTCCTTTCTACAATCATTTCAGCAATTGCCATGACGATTGTCGCTATTTTTTCTGTGCTATTTCATGTACTCCTTTGGGCTACAATTATTTTTATTGTGATAGATCGATTCGGCTACGATAAAATTTCATTACCTTTTATGACAAACAGTAAGCAATGGACACCTGATGATTTAGTAAGCATAAAAACAATTTCTCAGGAAAAGGCCATTCCTCGCAGTGATACTATGTTTAGTCTTGTAGGTATCGCTATTTTTTCCTATGTTTATTGGAATGCCAATCGTCTTTTAGGTATTTATACAACGAATGAGGACGGTAGCTTAAAATTTGTCATGCCCGTCTTTAATCAAGGCACCTTGCTTTTATTCGCTCCAAGCGTGTTATTTTGTATTATCGTAAGCCTTGCCCTACTATTTTTAAAATGGCGTTTAGGTCAATGGACAATGCTAATTGCCATTATTCATGCAGTGCTTCAAAGTATCGCAACTATTGTTTTTATCCTAATAGTTATTCATCCAGATATCCTGCATAGTGCCGCTCTTCCTTATATTGCGGTTATTACAGAAACTACCTCAGCAAAGGTTGCTTTTGTGATAGACAAAATTTTGCTGATTAGTATCATTATTGCTGTTTTAGCCAATGCATTTGATATTTTCCAAGGATTTAAAAAAGCAAAAAGTTAATTTCCTCTATACTTTTCGATCATCAAAATACCTTTACTCACTAATGTTTTGTATAATAATAGAATTAATAGTCATTGATATGCATGCCAATTCAATTAGAGTAAGGGGAAATAACTATGACCATTCTTCTAGTAGATGACAATCAGGTTAATTTATTTGTCATTGAAAAAATATTAAAAAACGCAGGCTATACAAACTGTGTTTCTTTGGCATCTGCTTATGAGTTATTCGATTATTTACATTTAGATGCACAAAATACAGTAGATTTAATTTTATTAGATATTATGATGCCAGAAATAGACGGAATTGAAGCCTGCAGACGCATTAAGCAACATGAAAAGTTCAAAGACATTCCCATTATATTTGTGACTGCACTTGAGGATAAAAACAAGCTTGCTGAAGCACTGGATATTGGTGGTGTAGATTATATTACAAAACCGATTAACAAAACGGAGCTGCTTGCTAGAATTCGTGTGGCTCTACGTTTAAAAACAGAGCTAGATTGGCATAAACAACATGAAAAGAAGATCACCTATGAATTAGATTTAGCTACACATGTACAAAGAAGCTTACTTAGTCCTCCATTAGATGAAAAGGATATTCGTATAGAAGTTTCATATTTGCCATGCTCTAATTTAGCAGGAGATATGTATTATTGGCATAAAATAGATGACCATCGGTATGCTATTATTTTATTAGATATGATGGGACACGGTATATCTGCAGCGCTTGTTTGTATGTTTATTTCCTCGGTATTAAGGGAGGCTGTGAAACAATTAAATGACCCAGAGCTTGTCATTAAGGACTTAAATCGTTATATGACCCTTTTACAAGATGGCAAGGAACATCAGCTTTATTATTTCACAGCTATTTATTTAGTGATTGATACAAAACAAAAAACAGTCGAATACATAAATGCTGGTCATCCTGCTGGATATGCACTGATTGATGAAAAAACATGTATTCCATTAAATCAAGGTAGCTGTGCAGTTGGCTTTTTTGATGAAATTGAAGTAACAAAGCAATATATTCAATATGAGCAGGATATTCAAATTGTCTTGTTTACAGATGGCGTGTTAGAAGCAATGGGACCATGTGAAATAGAGGCTGAAAAACATTTGCAAGCGCTCGCATCCTCTAAATGGAATTATTCACAAAGCTTAATTGATAATTTATTACCACAGGAACAACAAGAAAATCAGCCTGATGATATGTGTGTATTAATGATTCAAGCTACTTCTTAAATAGCTGCAAATCAGGGGATTGATTTTCATTCCAATCATGTACTTTTGGAAAAATCCACTTTGCTTACCTATTAGCAAAGTGGATTTTTTGATAAATTCTTTCATTGGATGCAAGCTCTATATACTTTGAAGTAACTCCTTCAAATGGCAATGCTTCTTTATCACCTAAACATAAAAACCCTTTATCGCTTAGGCTTTCAGCAAATAAATGATGCACATGGCTTTGTAGCTGTGGTGAAAAATAAATTAATACATTTCGACATAAAATAACATGAAACTCATTAAATGATTGATCTGTAACTAAATTATGCTGAGCAAAAATAATATTTTTCAATAATGCTGGATGAAAATAGGCATATTGATAATCTGTTTTATAGTATTCAGAAAAAGCATGCGTTCCCCCAGCAAGCATATAGTTTTTTGTATATGCCTGCATTTTCTGAATGGGGAAAGCACCTTTCTTCGCCTTTTCTAAAACCTGCTCATTCATATCCGTTGCATACATTACTGCCCTTTCCATCAGCCCTTCTTCTTGCAGCAAAATAGCCATTGAGTATACTTCCTCACCTGTTGCACAACCAGCATGCCATATACGGATTTCAGGATATTGTCGTAAGGCTGGAATAACCTTCTCTCGAAAGGCTTTAAAAAAGCTAGGGTTGCGAAACATTTCCGTTACATTTATTGAAAAATCATTTAATAGCTGCTCTAAAAATGCTGTATCATAAATAGCCTGCTCCTGTACACGGGAAATCGTTGGGATATTATTAATTCTCATCCTATTATGGATTCTTCGCGAAATGGATGAACGATTATATTGTCGAAAATCAAAGCCTGATAAACGATAGATAGCCTCCAGTAACAAATCAATTTCTAAATTTGTTTGCTTATTTAAGCTCTTTGCATGCTCTAAAGGCTGAAATTGCTCCATGCTTATAAACTCCCCTTCGATACTAGCCATACTCTTAATACCGATAGTAATTGCTCTAAATTTAATGGCTTACTAATATAATCGGATGCGCCAGCCTCTAATGCTTTATCACGATCATTTTTCATTGCCTTTGCTGTCAAGGCGATAATTGGCAAATCTGTTTGTTTCATTTGCTGTCGAATAATCGACATTGCTTCATAGCCATCCATATTTGGCATCATAATATCCATAAGAATCAAGTCAATATGATGGTTAGTCTGTACCATTTCTATACACTCAAGCCCATCTTTTGCAATAAGAATATTCATGCCTCTTTTTTCAAGCGTTGTTTTCAGTGCATAAATATTGCGATGATCATCATCCACAATTAAAATATTTTTCCCTTGAAAAACCTCTATCTCATGCTGGGCTATTTCTTCGTTTGCTAATGGCTGTTCCGCTATTATGTCAGCCTGCTTTGCTGTAGCTACAACCTCATTCATCGCAAGCTGCTGACACTGCTCCTCCTCGATTCCATTTGGTAGGCTTGGAAGCGTTACTGTAAAGCTACTGCCCTGTCCCTCTTCACTTTGAAGTGTAATCCAGCCACCAAGTAATTTGGCAAACTCCTTACAAATCGATAAGCCAAGCCCCGTGCCTCCATATTTCCGAACAGTGGCTCCATCAGCCTGCTGGAATGATTCAAAAATAAGCTGGTGCTTATCTTTAGAAATACCGATGCCCGTATCAGACACAGTAATTTCTAGCCAATCATTACTAATCTCTTGCATATTGCTTGTTAGCTGTTGCTGTGTAAGCTGCTGAATCGCTAATGTAACAGAACCACTCTCGGTAAATTTAAACGCGTTTGATAATAGATTTTTTAATATTTGATGGAATCGTTTTTCATCTGTATGGAACACATCCACCACATTATCTGCCTTTGTAATATGGAAAGCTAGGTTTTTCTTCATTGCAACAGGTGCAAATGTATGCTCCATCTGTGCAGGTATCTCATTCATATTTACCTCATTAAAAATAATATCAAGCTTACCTGCCTCAACCTTTGATAAATCTAATATATCATTGATTAATGCCAGCAAATCCTCACCAGAAGAATGAATAACTCTTGCAAATTCTGCTTCCTCATCTGTTAAATTGTTTTGACTATTTTCTGCCAACATTTCTGATAAAATCAAAATGCTGTTTAAAGGTGTTCGTAATTCATGCGACATATTTGCTAAAAATTCAGATTTATAATTGGAATTTACAATAAGCTGTTCTGCAGTTTTTTCTAATTCCGTCTTCGCCTTTTCTAGCTCTCTTGACTTGGATTCTGCCTCTTTTGTTCGTTCCTCAAGCTGTTCATTAATCATTGTGAGCTCTTCCGTCTGCATTTGTAATTCCTCAGATTGTGTTTGAAGCTCCTCTGATTGAACCTGTAACTCCTCAGTCATTGCTCTTGATTCATTTAATAAACGAACAATTTCCATGCGTCCTAAAACACTATTAATCGTTAAGCCAAAAGTTTCGATAACTTGCTTCACTAATTCCTGCTGCAAATGATTAAAGCTCGTCATTGTAGCTAATTCAACAACAGCAATTGCTTCATTTTCAAAAATAATTGGGACAAGCAAAATATTTTGAGGCTTTACTTCTACTAATCCTGTTTGAATGACACGGTAGTCTTGCGGAATAGTATCATAAAATAATATCTTTTTTTCTAACGCACATTGACCAATTAATCCCTGTCCCAGTTTGAAGCTGTTTATACCAACACTATGCCCCCCATCAGCAAAAGCAGCTTTTTTCATAAACTGTACTTGATCCTCCACTTCCTCTCGGATATATAATGCACCAAGAGCGGCCTCTGTTTTTTGTGCTACCTCTGATAGAAAGGTTTCAGCCAATCCTGTAAGTGCTGAAATACCTTGATATTTCTTCACAATATCTGCAACATTTGTTTGAAGCCATTCTCGTTTTTCAACGGACTCTAAAAGTATATTTGTTGCATCTGCAAGACTCTTCACTTCATCATTCGTCTTTACATGAATACGTCTTTTGAAGTTTCCCTTTGTTGCGGCAATTTCTTGAATTGTTTGCGTGACCTCTGCGATAGTTTTCACAATCGAGCGAGAAATTCCACTTGCGATAAGAATAGAGATCGCAGAAATAGCTATTAAAATACCAAATAAGCCGACCGTTAACTGACTATTTTGCTTATCTAATTGATGAGCTTTTGTTTGTGTATAGACATTTTCAGTAGAACGGAAGGAGTCAAATAGCTTACGCATTTTTTCAATATCCTGACGCCCATTATCCACTTTAAAAAATTCATTTAATGCTGCTGTATCATTATCCTTTGTAAATTGAATCGTTGGATTACCTGAATGTTCAATCCAATGTTCAATTGTTTCTTCTATTTCTTGTAATTTTTCCTTTTGAGTTGGCCTACCTTTTATTTGTAAATACAGATTATTAATATCCAATTTCCAACTTTCTGCTGCATTATCATAAGGCTCAAGATAGCTTGGATCACCTGTAATAATAAAAGCTCGCTGACTGGATTCCATATCTAATACATATTTTTCGATATTATTCGTAAGCGCTTGAACCTTTGAATCATATTCAATAATATAATTTCTTTCCTCCTGCAAAGAGGTAATTTGATGATTTAATATAATAACGGCTGCAAGCAGACAAAGAATTATAACGATATAACCTAATGTAATTTTGGAGCGTATTCCTAGTTTTAGCCTATTCAACATTTGGTTTTCCTACCTTTACCTTTTCATTCTACTTCTTATTACTAACATACAATCAATTGAACTACCCCCACTTACTCGCTAACGCTCCTTGAAGTGGGAGATTCCTAAGAACACCAGCGTAACCGCTAGTTATGGATTAGGCTATCCCCGTAGTCCCTACGGTTAGAAGCCTTATTGCTTCATTTTTTAGGTTTATACTTGCGTTCATATCTCTGTCATGATGTATTTCACAAGCAGGACAATTCCATTCACGAAGGTTTAGATGCTTAACGTCTTTGTTTTTGTAACCACAAGATGAACACAATTGGCTTGAAGCAAATGTTTTGGATACAGTCACTACTTGTTTGCCGTACCATTTTGCTTTGTACTCAAGCACCGTTCTAAATTGTGACCATGCTGCTTCACTGATTGCTTTCGCTAACTTGTGGTTTTTTAGCATATTGGACACTTGCAAATCTTCGATACCGATGACATCGTGGTTTTTGATGATTTCAGTTGAGATTTTTTGCAAATAGTCTGTTTTTGCATGCGCTATTTTTTCATGAATACGTGCTACTTTACGTTTTGCTTTTGATAGTTTTTCGCTTCATCTAGCTTACATTTTCGTTTGAATGCTACTTCCTGTCGCCTAGACAGAATACGCTGTTCTTCTACTAACTTTTCTTCTAATGTGCGAAACCATTTAGGGTTGCCGAATCGTTGCCCTGTAGAAAGAATCGCAAAATCTTTGAGTCCTACATCGACACCGACAGAAGAACCTGTTTTTTCTACTGGCTGCACGTCTGTTTCAGCAAGAATGGATACAAAGTATTTACCACTTGAATTGCGTCTGATTGTCGCGTTAAGTATACGCCCTTCAACCTCACGACTTTTTGCAAACTTGACGAATCCAAGTTTGGGCAACTTGATTTTGTTTCCTACAATCGCTATATTGCCGTTCGTATATTTCGTTGTGTAAGATTGTACTTTACTTTTTTAGACTTGAAACGTGGTGCTTTGTTCTGTTTTTTGAAGAATCTTGCATAAGAATCCGCAAGGTTTTTAAGGGCGGATTGAAGCGCAATGCTGTCTACTTCTTTCAACCATACGAATTCTTTTTTTAATTGCGTTAATTCAGCAGAAAATAAATGGTAAGATAATCCTTTGCCTGTTTCTTTGTACATGTCGTTCCATTTTGCTAAAAAATGGTTGAACACAAAACGAGAACAGCCAATCGCCTTTGTGATGAAGATTTCTTGCTCTTTGTTTGGATAGATACGGAATTTGTATGCCTTGTTTACCAACATTGCTTTTCACCTCACTTTAGACCTTGATTTTCGATATACTTTTTAACTACGTTGATGGGAGAACCACCCGTAGTTAATAGACAAAAACTTCTTGACCAAAACATTTCTTTCCATCATTTTTTTCTTACTTGTGTAAAGTCCTTTTTCATCATTTGAATAGAACGTGAATATGGTCATCCATTCAACTAATGATATATTGTATTTCTTTCCTAACTTGACAAACATATCTTTTGCATAGTCAGATATTTCGTTATCAAAGACTTTTTTACGGTATTTAACAACTAATATAAGATGGTAATACATCAAGAACACTGAATGATTATTACTATCTAATTTCATTGAAATACCAGCCTTTCTTTTAGATAAGACTGATTCTATCATAGCACAAAAAACGAGATAATTTTT is part of the Lysinibacillus sp. FSL K6-0232 genome and harbors:
- a CDS encoding phosphate-starvation-inducible protein PsiE, encoding MAKAAKTDAKITPERLEEALDVRDRLIIELLVQVLDEKLVIERPVLRERLGNLVDLSKHDAELKETLHAVINKL
- a CDS encoding CheR family methyltransferase, which encodes MEQFQPLEHAKSLNKQTNLEIDLLLEAIYRLSGFDFRQYNRSSISRRIHNRMRINNIPTISRVQEQAIYDTAFLEQLLNDFSINVTEMFRNPSFFKAFREKVIPALRQYPEIRIWHAGCATGEEVYSMAILLQEEGLMERAVMYATDMNEQVLEKAKKGAFPIQKMQAYTKNYMLAGGTHAFSEYYKTDYQYAYFHPALLKNIIFAQHNLVTDQSFNEFHVILCRNVLIYFSPQLQSHVHHLFAESLSDKGFLCLGDKEALPFEGVTSKYIELASNERIYQKIHFANR
- a CDS encoding fused response regulator/phosphatase; amino-acid sequence: MTILLVDDNQVNLFVIEKILKNAGYTNCVSLASAYELFDYLHLDAQNTVDLILLDIMMPEIDGIEACRRIKQHEKFKDIPIIFVTALEDKNKLAEALDIGGVDYITKPINKTELLARIRVALRLKTELDWHKQHEKKITYELDLATHVQRSLLSPPLDEKDIRIEVSYLPCSNLAGDMYYWHKIDDHRYAIILLDMMGHGISAALVCMFISSVLREAVKQLNDPELVIKDLNRYMTLLQDGKEHQLYYFTAIYLVIDTKQKTVEYINAGHPAGYALIDEKTCIPLNQGSCAVGFFDEIEVTKQYIQYEQDIQIVLFTDGVLEAMGPCEIEAEKHLQALASSKWNYSQSLIDNLLPQEQQENQPDDMCVLMIQATS
- a CDS encoding ATP-binding protein, giving the protein MLNRLKLGIRSKITLGYIVIILCLLAAVIILNHQITSLQEERNYIIEYDSKVQALTNNIEKYVLDMESSQRAFIITGDPSYLEPYDNAAESWKLDINNLYLQIKGRPTQKEKLQEIEETIEHWIEHSGNPTIQFTKDNDTAALNEFFKVDNGRQDIEKMRKLFDSFRSTENVYTQTKAHQLDKQNSQLTVGLFGILIAISAISILIASGISRSIVKTIAEVTQTIQEIAATKGNFKRRIHVKTNDEVKSLADATNILLESVEKREWLQTNVADIVKKYQGISALTGLAETFLSEVAQKTEAALGALYIREEVEDQVQFMKKAAFADGGHSVGINSFKLGQGLIGQCALEKKILFYDTIPQDYRVIQTGLVEVKPQNILLVPIIFENEAIAVVELATMTSFNHLQQELVKQVIETFGLTINSVLGRMEIVRLLNESRAMTEELQVQSEELQTQSEELQMQTEELTMINEQLEERTKEAESKSRELEKAKTELEKTAEQLIVNSNYKSEFLANMSHELRTPLNSILILSEMLAENSQNNLTDEEAEFARVIHSSGEDLLALINDILDLSKVEAGKLDIIFNEVNMNEIPAQMEHTFAPVAMKKNLAFHITKADNVVDVFHTDEKRFHQILKNLLSNAFKFTESGSVTLAIQQLTQQQLTSNMQEISNDWLEITVSDTGIGISKDKHQLIFESFQQADGATVRKYGGTGLGLSICKEFAKLLGGWITLQSEEGQGSSFTVTLPSLPNGIEEEQCQQLAMNEVVATAKQADIIAEQPLANEEIAQHEIEVFQGKNILIVDDDHRNIYALKTTLEKRGMNILIAKDGLECIEMVQTNHHIDLILMDIMMPNMDGYEAMSIIRQQMKQTDLPIIALTAKAMKNDRDKALEAGASDYISKPLNLEQLLSVLRVWLVSKGSL
- the psiE gene encoding phosphate-starvation-inducible protein PsiE; this encodes MQQKSSTYSQLIQAIPKSLQLFLNVCLVLLALILSFLLFKELIEFLKILLFSKEGGDYKLFLANILIFFLYFEFITMIIKYFKENYHFPLRYFIYIGITAMIRLIIVEHAHPLNTLIYSLIILILIISYFIINITPLERPLRSSIFTKKEH
- a CDS encoding methyl-accepting chemotaxis protein, whose translation is MIKSVRIKLVSLAIIVILIATVLVGIVNYVVSKGEIDEIGRQSLKNGTLGMLELIEQLDTQVQNGTLTLEEAQEAARTQIVGQKIEDNKRSIDNPIKYGDNFYFYVFQDNGMVEAHPSLDGQNIIDLQTEDGRYFVQEMIDAAGAGGGYVRYDWALPSNPEVVAPKITYVAMDEHWGWIIAAGTYEMDFNAGTQKILYYTLGMTFLATILGMALFWFFSGRMTAYIRKIMVTTSDIAKGKLTGEDIPVTTADELGILANNVNNMKHSLHEMVNNTKDSASQMRVSSEMLSAITEETTASAEEIHQAINDISKGAVVQAEEAEMAISKVETLSELISHATDKYSEITKNMNVINQSQENGRQKVDILLQNSNEFTQVIEELRANFSNLTNQMKEIHQVVQTITSISEQTNLLALNASIEAARAGEHGKGFAVVAEEVRHLSENTNEATNRVRNLLQRIEVGAANSEEKMIHTLQLSQDQGMSITEVKGAFTFLADSISDITEHFVSLDKGMREMAENRIVVINAINEIASVATQSAAATEQINASIDEQKSAVTSIMHSSTELHTEAERMHDLVERFT